One Spinacia oleracea cultivar Varoflay chromosome 4, BTI_SOV_V1, whole genome shotgun sequence DNA segment encodes these proteins:
- the LOC110801020 gene encoding nuclear transcription factor Y subunit B-7 — protein MDGENLRIKQERIKEESPERPSSKTNNNNNNDNNNNNNNNNNNNTSNKEQDRFLPIANVGRIMKKTLPSNGKISKDAKETVQECVSEFISFVTGEASDKCQREKRKTINGDDIIWAITTLGFEDYVNPLKFYLNRYRDTEGEKVNLPKHQQHQQQQQQRTTTTTTTDHQQQLHQHRLLQQQHQQQHEHFQQQVVDQGLSPFGSTTNSSIYSSTNTLLLPHQPPFPGPEQPFSLPFSPSSIQKNYQHQDQIDSVGHW, from the coding sequence atggATGGTGAAAACCTTAGGATCAAACAAGAAAGAATCAAAGAAGAAAGTCCCGAACGCCCTTCTTCcaaaaccaacaacaacaacaacaacgataacaacaacaacaacaacaacaacaacaacaacaacacgagTAATAAAGAGCAAGATCGATTCCTCCCAATAGCAAATGTAGggagaatcatgaaaaagacgCTTCCATCAAACGGGAAAATTTCAAAGGACGCAAAAGAGACCGTACAAGAATGTGTTTCCGAGTTTATAAGCTTTGTTACCGGAGAAGCATCCGATAAATGCCAAAGAGAAAAGAGGAAAACAATCAATGGTGATGATATAATTTGGGCAATTACTACTCTTGGTTTCGAGGATTACGTTAATCCTTTGAAGTTTTACCTTAATAGGTATAGGGATACTGAAGGGGAGAAAGTTAATCTTCCTAAAcaccaacaacaccaacaacaacaacaacaacgaacaacaacaacaacaacaacggaTCATCAACAACAACTACACCAACACAGGCtactacaacaacaacaccaacaacaacacGAACATTTTCAACAACAAGTTGTTGATCAAGGGTTGTCACCTTTTGGTAGTACTACTAATAGTAGTATATATTCTTCTACCAACACATTGTTGCTTCCTCATCAACCGCCTTTTCCCGGGCCGGAGCAACCGTTTTCTTTGCCGTTTTCACCGAGTTCTATTCAGAAGAATTACCAACACCAAGATCAAATTGACTCTGTTGGCCATTGGTGA